One region of Astyanax mexicanus isolate ESR-SI-001 chromosome 15, AstMex3_surface, whole genome shotgun sequence genomic DNA includes:
- the slc18a3b gene encoding probable vesicular acetylcholine transporter-B yields the protein MEASGGGVVPTVREAMRDPKRQRTVILVIVCVALLLDNMLYMVIVPIIPDYLAGLESEAEAEAKLEAQAHPRVNGTGSASPVSKTNLDVKIGVLFASKAILQLAVNPLSGPFIDRVGYDLPLLIGLMVMFMSTCVFAFAETYATLFAARSLQGLGSAFADTSGIAMIADRYGDEETERSRALGLALAFISFGSLVAPPFGGILYELAGKRVPFLVLACVCLADGCLLLAVVKPFSNQGARQNQPAGVPLHRLIMDPYIAVVAGALTVCNIPLAFLEPTIAGWMENTMHATKWQIGLAWLPSFFPHVLGVYLTVKLAERYPSMQWFYGAVGMLIIGASSCVVPACKSFSQLMLPLCGICFGIALVDTALLPTMAFLVDVRYASVYGSVYAIADISYSVAYALGPVAAGHIVHTMGFAQLNLGMGLANVLYAPALLALRHVCQIKPSRSERRILLDDEEEEEGGGGPGLYDAIRMEERKAKRKGLDANNCARNEYNTSTPNSTNNITANSTNTNPPHSIARPRRARPKPPGSAQITTTPLVVEGSGLDVDTAESSASSPGDSPGPERV from the coding sequence ATGGAGGCCAGCGGCGGCGGAGTGGTCCCCACGGTGCGCGAGGCCATGCGGGACCCGAAACGACAGCGGACGGTGATCCTGGTGATCGTGTGCGTGGCGCTGCTGCTGGACAACATGCTGTACATGGTGATCGTGCCTATCATCCCGGACTACCTGGCTGGGCTGGAGAGCGAGGCTGAGGCCGAGGCTAAGCTTGAGGCGCAGGCGCACCCGCGCGTAAACGGCACCGGCAGCGCGTCCCCGGTGTCCAAAACCAACCTGGACGTGAAGATCGGAGTGCTGTTCGCCTCCAAGGCCATCCTGCAGCTCGCGGTCAACCCGCTCTCCGGACCCTTCATCGACCGCGTGGGTTACGACCTGCCCTTGCTCATCGGCCTTATGGTGATGTTCATGTCCACGTGCGTCTTCGCGTTCGCCGAGACCTACGCCACGCTGTTCGCCGCGCGCAGCCTGCAGGGCCTGGGTTCGGCATTTGCGGACACCTCCGGCATCGCCATGATCGCTGACCGCTACGGGGACGAGGAGACGGAGCGCAGCCGCGCGCTCGGCCTCGCGCTGGCCTTCATCTCCTTTGGCAGCCTGGTGGCTCCGCCCTTCGGCGGGATTCTCTACGAGCTGGCCGGTAAGCGCGTGCCATTCCTGGTGCTCGCGTGCGTGTGTCTCGCGGACGGCTGCCTGCTGCTGGCCGTGGTCAAGCCGTTCTCTAACCAAGGCGCGCGCCAGAACCAGCCGGCCGGCGTACCCCTGCACCGGTTAATCATGGACCCCTACATCGCCGTGGTGGCGGGCGCGCTCACCGTCTGCAACATCCCGCTTGCCTTCCTCGAGCCCACCATCGCTGGCTGGATGGAGAACACCATGCACGCCACCAAGTGGCAGATTGGCCTGGCGTGGCTGCCCTCCTTCTTCCCGCACGTGCTGGGCGTCTACTTGACCGTCAAGCTGGCGGAGCGCTACCCGAGCATGCAGTGGTTCTACGGAGCCGTGGGCATGTTGATCATCGGGGCCAGCTCGTGCGTCGTGCCCGCTTGCAAGAGCTTCTCGCAGCTCATGCTCCCGCTGTGCGGCATCTGCTTCGGCATCGCGCTAGTGGACACGGCCCTATTGCCCACCATGGCCTTCCTGGTGGACGTGCGCTACGCCTCCGTGTACGGGAGCGTGTACGCCATCGCGGACATCTCCTACTCGGTGGCCTACGCGCTCGGGCCCGTGGCGGCCGGACACATCGTGCACACCATGGGCTTCGCACAACTCAACCTGGGCATGGGCCTCGCCAACGTGCTATATGCGCCCGCGCTGCTCGCCTTGCGCCACGTGTGCCAGATCAAGCCATCGCGCTCCGAGAGGCGCATCCTGCTGGAcgacgaggaggaagaggagggaggTGGAGGACCGGGGCTCTATGATGCCATTAGGATGGAGGAGCGCAAGGCTAAGAGGAAAGGGCTGGATGCCAACAACTGCGCGCGGAACGAGTACAACACCAGCACCCCCAACAGCACCAACAACATCACTGCCAACAGCACCAACACAAACCCCCCTCACAGTATAGCCAGACCCCGCAGAGCCAGGCCCAAACCCCCCGGCTCTGCTCAGATCACCACCACCCCGCTGGTTGTAGAGGGGAGCGGGCTAGACGTGGACACAGCCGAATCCAGCGCTTCCTCCCCGGGGGACTCACCCGGACCTGAGCGCGTCTAG